The following proteins are co-located in the Petrotoga miotherma DSM 10691 genome:
- a CDS encoding Rpn family recombination-promoting nuclease/putative transposase: MLFKTKINGQDGYIYILMEHKSYIEGKVGKG; this comes from the coding sequence ATGCTGTTCAAAACAAAGATAAATGGACAAGATGGATACATATACATTCTTATGGAACACAAAAGCTACATTGAAGGGAAAGTAGGAAAAGGGTGA
- a CDS encoding PLP-dependent aminotransferase family protein — protein MDYEKKFSQVAKTAKASIIRELLKVASDPEMISFGGGVPDPETFPREELGEIAAKIVKEEYKITLQYGPTEGDNELKKAYINLLKKHEGIEGVSPENMLVTVGSQEALQLIGLALLDEDSYCAVGKPVYLGAVSAFKQMFPKFLEIPLEDDGMNVDILEEKLNELVNKGEIDKFKFVYVVPTFQNPAGVSMPLEKRKKLINLAHKYDFLIIEDDPYGALRFEGEPIPSIYSLEPERTILLNTFSKILCPGLRIGIIIASTDLLRKFTIIKQGVDLCTPTLTQRLAARYLQAHDRIEQLKPTLELYKSKKDSMLNALEEEFGDMQGVSWTRPEGGLFIWLTFPEWVDTMEMFEEAKKNKVLYVPGEAFYVNEVEKNHMRLSFCLPSHEEIKEGIRRLRKVAESYVKMKSLSS, from the coding sequence ATGGACTATGAAAAAAAGTTTTCACAAGTTGCAAAAACTGCGAAAGCAAGCATTATAAGGGAATTATTAAAGGTAGCTTCTGATCCGGAGATGATATCATTTGGTGGCGGTGTACCTGACCCTGAGACTTTTCCTCGAGAAGAATTAGGAGAAATTGCTGCAAAAATTGTTAAAGAAGAATACAAAATAACTCTGCAGTATGGTCCTACCGAGGGAGATAACGAATTAAAAAAAGCTTATATAAATCTACTAAAAAAACATGAAGGAATAGAAGGCGTATCCCCTGAGAATATGTTGGTAACTGTTGGCTCCCAGGAAGCCTTGCAATTGATAGGGCTGGCCTTGCTCGATGAAGATTCTTACTGTGCAGTAGGAAAACCTGTTTATTTAGGCGCTGTTAGTGCTTTTAAACAAATGTTTCCAAAGTTTTTGGAAATACCCTTGGAAGATGATGGAATGAATGTTGATATCCTTGAAGAAAAATTAAATGAATTGGTAAATAAGGGCGAAATTGATAAGTTTAAATTCGTTTACGTGGTACCAACATTTCAAAATCCTGCAGGAGTAAGTATGCCACTAGAAAAAAGAAAGAAATTAATTAACTTAGCACATAAATACGACTTTTTAATTATCGAGGATGATCCATATGGTGCGTTGAGATTTGAGGGAGAGCCAATTCCTTCCATTTACTCTCTTGAGCCAGAAAGGACGATCTTGTTGAACACCTTTTCTAAAATTTTGTGTCCGGGTCTGAGAATTGGGATAATTATTGCTTCAACAGACTTATTAAGGAAGTTTACAATTATTAAACAAGGTGTAGATCTATGTACCCCAACTTTGACCCAGAGATTAGCCGCTAGATATCTCCAAGCCCATGATAGGATAGAACAGTTAAAACCAACATTAGAACTTTATAAGTCAAAAAAAGACAGTATGTTGAATGCGTTAGAAGAGGAATTTGGTGATATGCAAGGGGTAAGCTGGACTCGCCCCGAAGGTGGTCTCTTCATATGGTTAACTTTTCCTGAATGGGTAGATACTATGGAAATGTTTGAAGAAGCAAAGAAGAACAAAGTATTGTACGTTCCGGGAGAGGCATTTTATGTAAACGAGGTAGAAAAAAATCACATGCGATTATCTTTCTGCCTTCCTTCACATGAAGAAATAAAAGAGGGAATAAGAAGATTGAGAAAAGTCGCAGAAAGTTATGTAAAAATGAAATCTTTGAGTAGCTAA
- a CDS encoding aminoacyl-histidine dipeptidase: protein MKGKLEGLQPASVFKHFEAISRIPRESGNEKQISDYLTQYGKDLGLEVIQEESLNVIIKKSGTSGYEQAPTVILQGHMDMVCAKKEDFPFDFSKDPIPIFVEGDYVKTEGTTLGADNGIAVAMIMAILESKELEHPPLECLFTVAEETGMDGVRNLHPEHLSGKILINLDSEEEGKMLASCAGGVRNVVSIPIEWKEANPQKQSYAITIKGLRGGHSGLEIDKHRASAIKLLGRILKVLHQSFDIQIANVKGGEKMNAIPKMASAIIVADLTNRNEIENMVDTYQKVFKKEFEASDPNIQIQLNKIESVKRVFADSTKTNLIHALRLIPAGIQTMSANIEGLVESSNNIGTLETKEDFIILSSAVRSSVRSLKEEINDRIASVCDLIGAKMELVSDYPAWEYEPNSKIRQIMNEVYKELNNNQEMKVDAVHAGLECGFLQEKLGKINMVSIGPNIYNNHTPEESLSISSTQRVYQLLTEVLKRIK from the coding sequence ATGAAAGGCAAATTAGAAGGACTTCAACCGGCATCTGTATTTAAACATTTTGAGGCAATCAGCAGAATTCCAAGAGAATCGGGGAATGAAAAGCAGATTAGCGATTATTTGACTCAGTATGGAAAAGATCTTGGTCTTGAAGTAATTCAAGAGGAATCTTTGAATGTCATTATCAAAAAATCTGGAACATCGGGGTATGAACAGGCTCCTACGGTCATTCTTCAAGGTCATATGGATATGGTTTGTGCGAAGAAAGAGGACTTTCCTTTTGATTTTTCCAAAGACCCGATTCCGATTTTTGTTGAAGGAGATTATGTAAAAACAGAAGGAACTACATTAGGAGCAGATAATGGTATTGCTGTGGCGATGATTATGGCTATATTAGAATCAAAAGAATTAGAACATCCACCGCTCGAATGTTTATTCACAGTAGCAGAAGAGACAGGGATGGATGGCGTGCGGAATCTGCATCCGGAACACTTATCCGGTAAGATTTTGATTAATCTAGACTCCGAAGAAGAGGGAAAGATGCTGGCCTCTTGTGCTGGAGGTGTGAGAAATGTCGTTTCGATTCCGATTGAGTGGAAAGAAGCTAATCCGCAAAAACAATCATACGCCATAACGATAAAAGGTTTACGAGGCGGGCATTCAGGGCTTGAGATTGATAAACACAGAGCAAGCGCTATTAAATTATTGGGCAGAATTTTAAAAGTTCTTCACCAATCGTTTGATATTCAAATCGCCAACGTCAAAGGTGGAGAAAAAATGAATGCCATCCCGAAAATGGCCTCTGCCATTATTGTTGCAGATCTAACCAATCGAAATGAAATTGAAAACATGGTTGATACATATCAAAAAGTGTTCAAGAAAGAATTTGAAGCATCAGATCCTAACATTCAAATACAGCTGAATAAAATTGAATCTGTGAAACGAGTGTTTGCAGATAGCACAAAAACGAATCTTATTCATGCCCTTCGTTTAATTCCTGCAGGAATACAGACCATGAGCGCAAATATAGAGGGTTTAGTAGAAAGCTCGAATAATATTGGAACATTAGAAACAAAAGAGGATTTTATCATTTTAAGTAGCGCTGTTCGAAGCTCAGTAAGATCCTTAAAAGAGGAGATCAACGATCGCATTGCAAGTGTTTGTGATTTAATTGGTGCAAAAATGGAGTTAGTATCGGATTATCCAGCATGGGAATATGAACCCAATTCAAAAATTCGACAGATTATGAATGAAGTATATAAAGAATTGAACAATAACCAAGAAATGAAAGTTGATGCAGTTCATGCCGGGTTAGAATGTGGCTTTCTACAGGAAAAATTAGGTAAAATCAATATGGTATCGATTGGACCAAATATTTACAACAATCACACTCCCGAGGAATCATTAAGTATTTCATCAACCCAAAGAGTATATCAACTTTTAACTGAAGTATTAAAGAGAATAAAATAA
- a CDS encoding asparagine synthetase A, giving the protein MAEVEKKDRKEDSVELVKTYLADQTYSDALLVQSEILRLSREFLAEKGFVELLPVTISTITDPLNHDVFDAQIDYYGNKYYVTKSMILQKQVSVLVHDKIFSFSPNLRLEMEEKYSSGRHLIDFVQLDIEAKETKREEIMDLMEDLMIYVLKGILTKYSGIIEKYHPNLTVPKKPFQKISVKKAKELYGEDYEKILSERAEGPVWLIDIPLLDREFYDKQDMDNPEVLLDFDLIYPEGHGEAISGGEREHEHEQIVKRIKLKGNGLESYEDYLKLAKEGLLKHSAGCGIGIERFTKYILDLDHVEKTRLFAKAPGKYTI; this is encoded by the coding sequence ATGGCAGAAGTAGAGAAGAAAGATAGAAAAGAAGATTCTGTGGAGTTAGTAAAAACTTATTTGGCGGATCAGACTTACAGTGACGCACTTTTAGTTCAATCAGAGATACTGAGGTTATCGAGGGAATTTCTTGCAGAAAAGGGTTTTGTCGAGCTTCTTCCGGTGACAATTTCTACAATCACCGATCCTTTGAATCATGATGTTTTTGATGCACAAATAGATTATTATGGTAACAAATATTATGTTACTAAATCCATGATTCTGCAAAAACAAGTTAGCGTTCTGGTTCATGATAAAATATTTTCATTTTCACCAAATTTAAGGTTGGAAATGGAGGAAAAATATTCTTCTGGTAGACACTTGATTGATTTTGTTCAACTAGATATAGAGGCTAAAGAGACGAAGAGAGAAGAGATTATGGATTTGATGGAAGATTTAATGATTTATGTATTAAAAGGTATATTGACAAAATATTCTGGTATAATAGAAAAGTATCACCCAAATTTAACTGTTCCTAAAAAACCTTTTCAAAAAATAAGTGTAAAAAAGGCAAAAGAGCTTTACGGTGAAGATTATGAAAAAATTTTATCTGAACGAGCTGAAGGACCTGTATGGTTGATAGATATTCCGCTTTTGGATAGAGAGTTTTATGACAAACAAGATATGGATAATCCAGAAGTATTGTTGGACTTTGATTTAATATATCCTGAAGGTCATGGTGAAGCCATATCTGGTGGTGAAAGAGAACATGAGCATGAGCAAATAGTAAAAAGAATCAAACTGAAAGGCAACGGTCTAGAAAGCTATGAAGATTATTTGAAATTAGCAAAAGAAGGGTTATTAAAACATTCTGCAGGTTGTGGTATAGGTATAGAAAGGTTCACTAAATACATATTAGATTTGGATCATGTTGAAAAAACTAGGTTGTTCGCCAAAGCTCCTGGAAAGTATACCATTTAG
- the iscB gene encoding RNA-guided endonuclease IscB — protein MLVYVLNKHGKPLMPCKPSKARKLLKEEKAKVVKKEPFTIQLLYGSSGYKQPITLGVDAGSKTVGLSATTENKELFAAEVELRDDIPKLISQKRQYRRDRRFRKTRYREPRFLNRVHSKNKGWLAPSVEHKIKSHIKLIDLVRHLLPITKIVVEVASFDIQKIKNPNIEGKQYQQGEQLAFWNTREYVLWRDNYTCQHCKGKSKDKRLNVHHIESRQIGGNAPSNLITLCETCHKDYHDGKIKLNFKRGQKFKDATFMGIMRWTLYNRLKTLYPNVHLTYGYITKNTRIQNSLTKTHRIDALCISGHPQAKQLEYYYHIKEVRRHNRQIHKAKILKGGIRKLNQAPYLVHGFRLFDKIRYNGIECFIFGRRSTGYFDIRKVDGTVIHRSAKSNDLILVSKVKTLLWERRENSAFLSPLKW, from the coding sequence ATGTTAGTGTACGTTTTAAACAAACATGGGAAACCTCTTATGCCTTGTAAACCTTCAAAGGCAAGAAAACTACTTAAAGAGGAAAAAGCCAAGGTTGTTAAAAAAGAACCTTTTACCATTCAACTGCTCTATGGTAGTAGCGGTTATAAACAACCTATTACTTTGGGAGTAGATGCAGGAAGTAAAACTGTAGGTTTGTCTGCTACTACTGAAAATAAGGAACTTTTTGCAGCAGAAGTTGAACTAAGGGACGATATACCTAAACTTATATCTCAGAAACGACAGTATCGTAGAGATAGACGTTTCAGAAAAACAAGGTATAGGGAACCACGTTTTTTAAATCGTGTCCACAGTAAAAACAAAGGATGGCTTGCACCGTCGGTAGAACATAAAATAAAATCGCACATTAAACTGATTGATCTAGTTCGCCATTTGCTTCCTATTACAAAAATTGTAGTAGAAGTTGCAAGTTTCGATATACAAAAGATTAAGAATCCTAATATTGAAGGTAAACAATACCAACAAGGTGAACAATTAGCTTTTTGGAATACAAGGGAATATGTTCTATGGAGAGATAACTATACCTGTCAACACTGCAAAGGCAAAAGTAAAGATAAACGACTCAATGTTCACCACATCGAAAGTAGGCAAATAGGTGGAAACGCACCGAGTAATTTAATTACATTGTGTGAAACATGCCATAAGGATTACCACGATGGAAAAATTAAATTGAATTTTAAAAGAGGACAAAAGTTTAAAGATGCTACATTTATGGGTATTATGAGATGGACTTTATACAATAGATTAAAAACACTATACCCTAACGTTCATCTAACTTATGGATATATCACTAAAAATACAAGGATACAAAATAGTTTAACTAAAACACATAGAATAGACGCTTTATGTATTAGTGGTCATCCTCAAGCAAAACAACTAGAGTATTATTATCACATTAAAGAAGTTCGACGACACAATAGACAAATACACAAAGCTAAAATTCTAAAGGGAGGAATAAGAAAACTTAACCAAGCACCTTATCTAGTACATGGTTTTAGATTGTTTGATAAAATAAGATACAACGGTATTGAATGTTTCATATTTGGGAGACGTTCAACTGGATATTTTGATATAAGAAAAGTTGATGGTACAGTAATTCATAGGAGTGCAAAAAGCAATGATCTAATCTTAGTAAGCAAAGTCAAAACTTTACTATGGGAAAGGAGGGAAAATTCTGCATTCCTCTCACCATTAAAATGGTGA
- a CDS encoding proline--tRNA ligase, translated as MRFSKLYAPTLKETPSDSDIKSYELLIRGGFIRKISSGVYSYLPLGWKVIRKIENIVREEMEKIGSQEIMLPIIHPAELWKMTGRWEDYGPELMKLKDRHDREFTLGPTHEEIVTFLMKNELRSYKQFPVNLFQIATKFRDEIRPRFGVLRAREFIMKDAYTFHTDYNSLHESYQHFYDAYNNILKRIGLKFVVVEADTGAIGGSFSHEFHVLAQNGEGEIFYCEKCGYAASDEKARSGEDFSADEKQAIKEMEKVDTQNARTIEEVAKFLNVSEKKLIKSLLLRSSKGWVLALIRGDYEINFAKIRSVLQDQSLQIADPQDVLKEFGVNIGFIGPINIPENIRIVADLSIKSIRNGVIGAMEEKRHYINANPERDFRIDLFADIRYVKEGEKCPTQGCNSILKQTRGIEVGQIFELGDKYSSKMNAVFTDENGEQKPYIMGCYGWGVSRTLGAIVEQLNDENGIIWPKSVAPFEVAIIPIAKNDEAIVSTSQEIYDYFLKEGIDVVIDDREVSAGFKFKDIDLIGVPIKIIIGKRLKEGKIELKQRNKTESTLIEFKNVKELYDKVKETLENYDPTQNLAI; from the coding sequence TTGAGATTTTCCAAACTATATGCTCCTACTTTAAAAGAAACTCCATCTGATTCTGATATAAAAAGTTACGAGTTATTGATCAGAGGAGGTTTTATAAGAAAGATCTCATCAGGTGTTTACAGTTATCTTCCCCTTGGATGGAAGGTCATAAGAAAAATTGAAAATATAGTCAGAGAAGAAATGGAAAAGATAGGTTCTCAAGAAATCATGTTACCTATAATACATCCAGCAGAGCTGTGGAAAATGACGGGAAGATGGGAAGATTACGGTCCAGAATTGATGAAACTTAAGGATAGACACGATAGAGAGTTTACTTTAGGTCCCACGCATGAAGAAATAGTCACATTTTTGATGAAAAATGAACTCAGGTCGTACAAACAGTTCCCCGTCAACCTCTTCCAAATAGCTACTAAGTTTAGAGATGAAATAAGGCCAAGGTTTGGGGTGTTAAGAGCGAGAGAGTTCATCATGAAAGACGCCTATACCTTTCACACCGACTACAACTCATTGCATGAATCTTATCAACATTTCTATGATGCATACAATAACATCTTAAAAAGAATAGGTTTGAAATTTGTTGTTGTAGAAGCGGATACAGGTGCAATTGGTGGTTCTTTTTCTCATGAATTTCATGTATTGGCACAAAACGGCGAGGGTGAAATATTTTACTGTGAAAAATGCGGTTATGCAGCCAGTGATGAAAAGGCAAGATCAGGAGAAGATTTTTCAGCAGATGAGAAACAAGCTATCAAAGAAATGGAAAAAGTAGATACTCAAAACGCCAGAACCATCGAAGAAGTTGCCAAATTCCTGAACGTTTCTGAAAAGAAGTTGATAAAATCGTTACTGCTAAGATCCAGCAAAGGATGGGTGTTGGCTCTAATTAGAGGCGACTATGAGATAAACTTTGCCAAGATCAGGTCCGTCCTTCAAGATCAAAGTTTACAAATAGCTGATCCGCAAGACGTTCTAAAAGAATTTGGTGTAAATATTGGATTTATAGGCCCAATAAACATACCTGAAAATATCAGGATAGTTGCTGATCTAAGCATAAAATCTATAAGAAATGGTGTTATAGGGGCTATGGAAGAAAAAAGGCATTATATAAATGCCAACCCCGAACGAGATTTCAGAATTGATTTATTTGCAGACATTAGATACGTAAAAGAAGGTGAAAAATGTCCAACCCAAGGGTGTAATTCCATACTCAAACAGACAAGAGGCATAGAAGTTGGTCAAATTTTTGAATTAGGCGATAAATACTCTTCAAAAATGAACGCTGTATTCACCGATGAAAACGGTGAACAAAAACCTTACATAATGGGATGTTACGGCTGGGGAGTATCAAGAACTCTGGGGGCAATAGTTGAGCAATTAAACGATGAAAATGGAATAATATGGCCCAAAAGCGTTGCCCCTTTTGAAGTGGCAATAATACCAATTGCCAAGAACGATGAAGCAATTGTAAGTACATCACAAGAGATCTACGATTACTTTTTAAAAGAAGGAATAGACGTCGTTATAGACGATAGAGAAGTGTCTGCTGGATTTAAGTTCAAAGATATAGATCTAATCGGGGTACCGATAAAAATTATTATCGGCAAACGTTTAAAAGAAGGAAAAATTGAGTTAAAACAAAGAAATAAAACAGAAAGCACATTGATAGAATTCAAAAATGTAAAAGAGTTATACGATAAAGTCAAAGAAACATTAGAAAACTATGATCCAACTCAAAATTTAGCAATCTAA
- a CDS encoding CGGC domain-containing protein: MMEKIKLGIIICDRYRTCAGGKCFRSLENREGAFEIYKDKEIEIFGYTTCGGCPGGNIEYAPDEMIKNGVEVIHLATGMVVGYPPCPYVSYFKKFIEEKYGVKVVVGTHPIPQKYYITHSNLKSWESPEWKTLLDPTLTDETTRLNYD; the protein is encoded by the coding sequence ATGATGGAAAAGATCAAATTGGGGATCATTATATGTGATCGTTATCGTACATGTGCAGGGGGAAAATGTTTTAGATCTCTTGAAAATCGTGAAGGGGCTTTCGAAATTTACAAAGACAAGGAAATCGAAATTTTCGGATACACAACGTGCGGTGGATGTCCCGGCGGAAACATAGAATATGCTCCGGATGAAATGATAAAAAACGGAGTAGAAGTAATTCATTTAGCCACAGGCATGGTCGTCGGGTATCCTCCATGTCCTTATGTATCTTACTTCAAAAAATTCATAGAAGAAAAATATGGTGTAAAAGTCGTGGTTGGTACGCACCCTATACCTCAAAAATATTACATAACCCACTCAAATTTAAAAAGTTGGGAATCGCCAGAATGGAAAACTCTTTTGGATCCAACTCTGACAGATGAAACCACGCGTTTGAATTACGATTAA
- a CDS encoding adenosylhomocysteinase, with protein MTSLAESGKKKIEWVKKHMKVLNYLKNLYQTEKPFEGVNVAISIHLEAKTAYLGIVLHELGANVAITGSNPLSTQEDVVEALKEYGLNVHAERTLDESVYWKNIDKILETNPNIILDDGADLGITLIEKHPEKVSNLWGICEETTTGVKRYKSLFKENKLPVPVILINDSYMKYLFDNRYGTGQSTWDGIMRSTNLSVSGKVVVVAGYGWCGKGVAMRAKGLGANVIITEVDPIKANEAIMDGFRVMKMDEAVKYGDFFVTVTGDIDVITKRHFLEMKDGAILSNAGHFDVEVKVKDLEEIAVDKINVRNGVEEYKLPNGKSVFLLGQGRLVNLVNGDGHPAEIMDLSFSLQLEGAKYIKENHQNMKVNLSPVPYEIDEKIAQIKLKTLGIEIDTLSKEQQDYLNSWK; from the coding sequence ATGACTTCACTAGCAGAAAGCGGAAAAAAGAAAATAGAATGGGTAAAAAAACACATGAAAGTCTTAAACTATTTAAAAAATCTATACCAAACAGAAAAACCCTTTGAAGGTGTAAATGTAGCTATAAGCATCCATTTAGAGGCAAAAACAGCCTATTTAGGAATAGTTTTGCACGAATTAGGTGCCAACGTTGCAATAACAGGGAGTAATCCCTTATCCACGCAAGAAGATGTCGTGGAAGCTCTGAAAGAATATGGACTCAACGTCCATGCAGAAAGAACTTTAGATGAATCGGTCTATTGGAAAAATATCGATAAAATATTAGAAACTAACCCTAATATAATTTTAGACGACGGAGCAGATTTGGGAATAACCTTAATAGAAAAACACCCCGAAAAAGTAAGCAATCTTTGGGGAATATGTGAGGAAACAACCACAGGTGTAAAAAGATACAAATCCCTTTTCAAAGAAAATAAATTACCTGTACCTGTGATTTTAATAAACGACTCTTACATGAAATATTTGTTTGACAACAGGTATGGTACAGGACAATCAACGTGGGATGGAATTATGAGATCTACCAATCTTTCTGTTTCGGGTAAGGTAGTAGTTGTAGCAGGATACGGCTGGTGCGGTAAAGGTGTTGCTATGAGAGCAAAGGGGTTAGGCGCCAACGTAATAATAACTGAAGTTGATCCCATAAAAGCTAACGAAGCGATAATGGATGGCTTTAGGGTTATGAAAATGGATGAGGCGGTAAAATACGGTGATTTTTTTGTTACGGTAACAGGTGACATCGATGTAATAACGAAAAGGCACTTTTTAGAAATGAAGGATGGAGCAATTCTTTCCAACGCAGGACATTTTGATGTTGAAGTAAAGGTAAAGGATTTGGAAGAAATTGCGGTAGACAAAATCAATGTAAGAAACGGAGTAGAAGAATACAAATTACCAAACGGGAAAAGCGTATTTTTATTAGGACAAGGAAGACTGGTTAATCTAGTTAACGGCGACGGTCATCCCGCAGAAATAATGGATCTTTCATTCAGTTTACAATTAGAAGGTGCGAAATACATCAAAGAAAACCACCAAAATATGAAAGTAAATCTTTCCCCAGTACCTTATGAAATAGACGAAAAAATAGCACAAATCAAACTAAAAACATTAGGGATCGAGATTGACACCCTATCCAAAGAGCAGCAAGATTATTTAAATAGCTGGAAATAA
- the glyA gene encoding serine hydroxymethyltransferase gives MWEALKGSDSEVYEILQKELKRQEYGLELIASENYASKSVMDAAGSVFTNKYAEGYPKRRYYGGCEYIDEVETLARNRVKELFNAKFANVQPHSGSQANMGAYLALMKPGDTLMGMSLSHGGHLTHGAPVNFSGMLFNVVSYGVDEETETINYDEVERIAKDAKPKVIVAGGSAYSRIIDFKRFREIADEVGAYLMVDMAHFAGLVAAGIHPNPVEYAHVVTSTTHKTLRGPRGGIILTNDSDIYKSINKIIFPGIQGGPLEHIIAAKAVAFKEAMSEEFKEYQKQVVKNSKALSNELSNKNLRIVSGGTDTHLFLVDLSELNITGKALEKALGQCDITVNKNTVPKEKLSPFVTSGIRIGTPAVTTRGMKEKEMKEIASMIAKVANNVLDEEGNIDKDLAQEIRKDVVSLCQRFPMYADLVE, from the coding sequence GTGTGGGAAGCTTTAAAAGGTTCTGATAGCGAAGTTTACGAGATCCTTCAAAAAGAGCTTAAAAGGCAAGAGTATGGTTTAGAGTTGATCGCATCAGAAAATTATGCATCAAAATCTGTTATGGACGCCGCAGGAAGTGTTTTTACTAATAAATACGCCGAAGGTTACCCAAAAAGAAGATATTACGGAGGGTGTGAATATATAGACGAGGTTGAGACACTAGCAAGAAATAGGGTAAAAGAACTTTTCAATGCAAAGTTTGCGAACGTTCAACCCCATTCAGGTTCTCAAGCAAATATGGGTGCTTATCTGGCACTTATGAAACCTGGGGATACGTTAATGGGAATGTCGTTGAGCCATGGAGGTCATCTAACTCACGGTGCCCCCGTAAATTTTTCAGGTATGCTATTCAATGTCGTTTCTTATGGTGTTGATGAAGAAACGGAAACAATCAATTATGATGAGGTTGAAAGAATAGCGAAGGATGCAAAACCTAAAGTTATTGTTGCAGGTGGAAGTGCATACTCTAGGATAATAGATTTTAAAAGATTTAGAGAGATAGCCGATGAAGTTGGTGCGTATTTAATGGTTGATATGGCCCATTTTGCAGGATTAGTTGCGGCTGGTATTCATCCAAACCCAGTTGAGTATGCCCATGTTGTTACTTCAACAACGCATAAAACTTTAAGAGGACCAAGAGGTGGAATTATTTTAACAAATGACAGTGATATTTATAAGTCAATCAATAAAATTATTTTTCCAGGCATACAAGGCGGTCCATTAGAACATATAATAGCAGCAAAGGCTGTTGCCTTTAAAGAAGCCATGAGTGAAGAGTTCAAAGAATATCAAAAACAAGTAGTTAAAAATTCCAAGGCTTTAAGCAATGAACTTTCTAATAAAAATTTGAGAATCGTCTCAGGTGGAACGGATACGCATTTGTTCTTGGTCGATCTATCTGAGCTGAATATTACAGGGAAAGCCCTCGAAAAGGCTTTAGGGCAATGTGATATTACGGTTAACAAAAATACTGTCCCGAAAGAAAAGTTGTCACCCTTTGTTACTAGTGGAATAAGGATAGGTACACCCGCTGTTACCACACGCGGTATGAAAGAAAAAGAAATGAAAGAAATCGCTTCAATGATAGCAAAAGTTGCAAATAATGTTCTTGATGAAGAAGGGAATATAGATAAAGATTTAGCACAAGAAATTAGAAAAGATGTTGTTTCTCTTTGTCAACGTTTCCCAATGTATGCAGATCTTGTGGAGTAA